Genomic window (Ostrinia nubilalis chromosome 20, ilOstNubi1.1, whole genome shotgun sequence):
atttaaaattaaacccTACATAGACTTTTATCTTTTCGATCAAATTAAGAGTTGTGTAATCGAGTAGCTGGTACAAAATCATCAGTTTAATGGATCAGTGTACCTTGATGTAGCATGGAAGTCATTTTCGTTTCCAGATGGAATAGCGGTTAGAACAAAATTTGTGATTGCTCAAATATATCCACTGTTACCTGCCCGTCATTGTGAGCAACAAATTTTAAATAGTGTGTTTGGACGATGTATCCTATATTTATAACTGCAGAGTATTAAAAAGAGGTCGCACTAATTTggctttgttttatttcataaactCCCCTGTTAACATTTTACAGACTACATAAAACGAAAATTACATCAGGTAATTGATTATAACCATTGCAGCACATGGGCAGCACACAATACAGCCATTAATGATTGAAATAAACACATTACCACTCCTTTGCGttgcgcagtcgggtaaaaaaagcCGATCGGTATGATCGTTTATGATGATcattatttaaatttcaataccCGTGCCGCGGGTAAGATGGAGTCCTGAAATACAGGATTATCCTAGTTTAGGCTCCAATTTACCTAAACAGCGCCAACAAATgttgtaattaatttgtaattaacaaattgtaTTTGTGTTTGGtgcaaaataaaagtatttttatttatttaaattacgtaatGTTCTAGTTTCCCTTCAGTAATTAAATCCTTATTGTCACTTACAACTGTGAATCGAGTTTATAgaatttttatattatgttgGATAGTCATAATTGGCctaaaaatcttacaaaaacataaattattgttaaaaaaattaattactgAACTAGTGCCCGTTTGCAACGTTAAACCCCTAATGTATAAGTGACCCCTACGGCGACACTTAACAGGCATTTTTTCTTCAtaaaggtcacttaaaaattagggattgatggtgaaaacgggcataagttgcttttttaatgttttagggAAATAAAATACTGGTAAGTCCCTCCTTAGCACGCAaccaattttattaaattacacaacgaatcttaataataatgaatacgTTAAGTACATAAATATACATCTTCCAAGTAGGCCATTGTTCTGTTACACCTTTGAAAATACTTTAGTTACATTTCCCAACCACTTCGTTAATAAACTCTACTAAGTTATCATCGTTGTTGGAGTCGCCGCTCTTCTTGCCTCTGCTTACAAAGTACGGGTCCATTTGCAGTTGAGCCGCCAATTTCTTCAATATCGTTCGCCTGTCTCTTTCGCTATCAGTGATATCCCTTTTCGTCTTATTGTTTTCGTTTTTCATCATAATAAGTTCAACCGTAGCGCAAATTAGTTCCTTAGCTTTAACGAATTCTTCGTGAGACATTGTAGTGTTAGCAACTTTGACAATGTCATCTTTTTTACCTCTGGCTATGTAGAAAGGGTCGTTCCTAACGGATTTGACTATTTCTTCAATTGCCCCGCGTCGATCCCTCGCTGCTTTCGGCAAATTGATATAATACTTTTTGCCCCTTGAAATGTAAAACGGGTCATCTTCTGCCGATGAACGACTGTTTCTTTCTACAATAATGTAATGTGGTTCCTCGGCATAGATCCTATTATCGTGAACTGTGCGCGGCTCAGACGTCAAGGCGTGGGGTCTGTTCCTGGGTCCGTCAAATAAATGTTTCAACTTACTCTCCCTCGGCCTGGTACCCCAAAATGAATTGTGCTCGCTGTCACTTTTCTTTAGTCTCGATAAATTTTCTATATCATTCTCTACGTCATTAATCGCGTGTAGAATTGAATCTTTTAAATCTTCCTTACGTCTGCCTCGACTACTCCAAAAGGGCTCCGAGTCTTTTCGTCTGCCTCGATTACCCCAAAAAGGTTCGAAATCGTCTCTTCTGCCTCGATTTCCCCAAAAAGGATCATCTACATCATCGCGTCTTCCACGATGGCCCCAAAACGGTGTTTCTTCACGCCTACCTCTGTTTCCCCAAAACGGTTCATCCTCACGTCTTCCCCTGTGGCCCCAGAATGGAGGGTCGTCTTGTCTTCTACCTCTGTTTCCCCAAAAAGGTTCATTTTCCTGCCGCGCGCTTCTGCTTCCCCAGAAGAGACTATCGggcaaaaaattatcaattaaCTCCTCAGAACTGCGCCGTCCGCGATTGCCCCAAAACGGTGACGTTACATCATCTCGAGTGTGCTTAACATTTCCGTATACTTCATCCGAATTACTGGAAGGGAAACAATTCTCACAATACCTATCATTTTTGGATAGATACGATTTATAAGGTTTTTGAGCATCTATATAGTTTTCGACGGATGAACTTTCCCTTCTTCCTCTGGTTGCCCAAAATGGCGATTCTTTCTCTGAATTTATGAGTGCGTTTAATTCTTTTTTTCCCCTATTGGGCCAAAAAGGAttttcgtcgtcgtcgtcgatGGATCGCTTCGAGCGGTCGCTGTGAGCTTTTAGGTGATATTTAGCAGAGTTGTGTTTGTGCGAGACCTTCGTCGTTTTAGTTTTGTTGACGCTACCGAGTGCGATGTCCGTAGATAGAAGTAGTAGCAGTAGTAGGAAAATGTACATTCGTGTGTGCATTTTGTTACaatctgaaaagaaaaaatatattagtaAAAGATAAggcattttcttttttattaaattgacGTATTGAAAACATTTTGTGAGCTTTCTCATTTAACGAAAAACTATTTTATACTAGGTCAGATCTTTATCTTAAActttaaacgttttatttaaacttataattattaaaacgaATAATTGTTATTCCATTATTTTAATCTTTGAATTGTgtaatcttttttatttataatacctTCAGAAAAAACTAactattagaaagaaagaaataagaaagaaaaaactttatttgacaacttaatagtaaaaataaatacattcatAACATTTTACTTCACAAACATCCAAAGGAGAAAGAAAAaaggtaaaaataataataataaatttgtcAAAAAGGCCACCCACTCAGTAACGTCTTGGCCCGTCTATTAAAAACAATTACGTCGTTCTTTTGGTCACCAAAATATGTACACATTTGAAATAAATCCAGTATTGTCTGCATTGATTAGACAGTCTGATAGACAGCATAAAGTGATCTGATGAGGGTGATGATTGGTCTCTTTTTGAAAGTTGTACAGACctccaatgtttttcattagaTTTTTTAAGATAAGtgtaaaaatgtaggtacttatgtattataaattgaaattaaataggCAAACTCAAAATTAAATAGACTAGCTCATCTTGCCACAAAATTAAACAGACTTGGGCaag
Coding sequences:
- the LOC135081703 gene encoding repetin-like, which produces MHTRMYIFLLLLLLLSTDIALGSVNKTKTTKVSHKHNSAKYHLKAHSDRSKRSIDDDDENPFWPNRGKKELNALINSEKESPFWATRGRRESSSVENYIDAQKPYKSYLSKNDRYCENCFPSSNSDEVYGNVKHTRDDVTSPFWGNRGRRSSEELIDNFLPDSLFWGSRSARQENEPFWGNRGRRQDDPPFWGHRGRREDEPFWGNRGRREETPFWGHRGRRDDVDDPFWGNRGRRDDFEPFWGNRGRRKDSEPFWSSRGRRKEDLKDSILHAINDVENDIENLSRLKKSDSEHNSFWGTRPRESKLKHLFDGPRNRPHALTSEPRTVHDNRIYAEEPHYIIVERNSRSSAEDDPFYISRGKKYYINLPKAARDRRGAIEEIVKSVRNDPFYIARGKKDDIVKVANTTMSHEEFVKAKELICATVELIMMKNENNKTKRDITDSERDRRTILKKLAAQLQMDPYFVSRGKKSGDSNNDDNLVEFINEVVGKCN